In Lasioglossum baleicum chromosome 19, iyLasBale1, whole genome shotgun sequence, the following proteins share a genomic window:
- the LOC143218374 gene encoding uncharacterized protein LOC143218374 isoform X1 has product MNAPVSDLKVKMWSPAVPLKTPDNIVSSQFTLQKVFVPSYEKEKRPCMEQLLTNEYQRIWWQEKETWDRRFNATPTTKKLLQRKVVIRKKSSKEPVKEIPKKIIKSRRKVEPKKTAEKTKTAEETKKPEKVKKSEGTQKSEEGAQKSEGTKKSKATEVIPTETTDDKQEDK; this is encoded by the exons ATGAACGCGCCCGTGAGCGATCTCAAAGTTAAGATGTGGTCACCTGCTGTTCCTCTAAAAACACCGGACAACATCGTGTCCTCACAGTTCACCTTGCAAAAAGTTTTCGTGCCGTCTTACGAAAA AGAAAAACGACCTTGCATGGAACAGCTGTTGACGAACGAATACCAGCGTATTTGGTGGCAAGAGAAGGAAACGTGGGACAGAAGATTTAACGCGACGCCGACTACGAAGAAATTGTTGCAGCGCAAAGTA GTAATCAGGAAAAAGTCGTCGAAAGAACCTGTGAAGGAGATACcgaagaaaattataaaatcacGCAGAAAAGTAGAACCGAAGAAGACGGCTGAAAAAACGAAGACAGCTGAAGAAACGAAGAAACCTGAAAAAGTGAAGAAATCCGAAGGAACGCAGAAATCTGAAGAAGGAGCGCAGAAATCTGAAGGTACGAAGAAATCCAAAGCGACAGAAGTTATTCCGACCGAAACAACGGACGACAAGCAAgaggataaataa
- the LOC143218374 gene encoding uncharacterized protein LOC143218374 isoform X2 — MNAPVSDLKVKMWSPAVPLKTPDNIVSSQFTLQKVFVPSYEKEKRPCMEQLLTNEYQRIWWQEKETWDRRFNATPTTKKLLQRKVIRKKSSKEPVKEIPKKIIKSRRKVEPKKTAEKTKTAEETKKPEKVKKSEGTQKSEEGAQKSEGTKKSKATEVIPTETTDDKQEDK, encoded by the exons ATGAACGCGCCCGTGAGCGATCTCAAAGTTAAGATGTGGTCACCTGCTGTTCCTCTAAAAACACCGGACAACATCGTGTCCTCACAGTTCACCTTGCAAAAAGTTTTCGTGCCGTCTTACGAAAA AGAAAAACGACCTTGCATGGAACAGCTGTTGACGAACGAATACCAGCGTATTTGGTGGCAAGAGAAGGAAACGTGGGACAGAAGATTTAACGCGACGCCGACTACGAAGAAATTGTTGCAGCGCAAA GTAATCAGGAAAAAGTCGTCGAAAGAACCTGTGAAGGAGATACcgaagaaaattataaaatcacGCAGAAAAGTAGAACCGAAGAAGACGGCTGAAAAAACGAAGACAGCTGAAGAAACGAAGAAACCTGAAAAAGTGAAGAAATCCGAAGGAACGCAGAAATCTGAAGAAGGAGCGCAGAAATCTGAAGGTACGAAGAAATCCAAAGCGACAGAAGTTATTCCGACCGAAACAACGGACGACAAGCAAgaggataaataa